One Ezakiella massiliensis genomic window, GAATGACCGATGTTGAAGTTCCAGATGTATATAAGCTACTAGACGAATATGAAGCAAAGAAAAACAAATAATTAGTAGGCTTCTAAAAACAAGTAATTAATTTGGACCCAAGGCTGACCTCACAAATAAAGTGCTGGGTCAGCCTTTACTATATTTAAGGTGATTATATGAAACAGGTTTTAGAATTTAGACATGTTGGAAAAAGTTTCTCAGGTAATCACGTTTTAAAAGATGTTAACTTCACATTAAATGAAGGTGAAATCCTCGGCCTTGTAGGCGAAAATGGTGCTGGTAAGTCAACCATGATGAATATTCTATTTGGTATGAGCTTTATCCATGAAACCGGTGGCTACGAGGGAGAAGTTTTAATAGATGAAGAGGTTGTAAACTTCAAAGATCCATACGATGCTCTAAAGGCAGGTCTAGGTATGGTTCACCAAGAATTTTCACTTATTCCAGGTTTTACAGCCACAGAAAACATTCTTTTAAACCGTGAAATTACAAAGCCAAACTTTTTTAGTAAAATGTTTGGTAAGAAGTTGGAAACTTTGAAACGTGATTCTATGAACGAAAGTGCCAAAAAGGCCATCGATATGCTTGGACTTGAAATTCCAGTAGAATCCAAGGTTATGGATATGCCTGTCGGCCACAAGCAATTTATAGAAATTGCCAGAGAGCTTTCCAAGGACAATGTTAAGCTGATTATAATGGACGAACCAACTGCAGTTCTAACAGAAAGCGAAGCAGATATACTTATAAAGGCTATGAAAAAATTGGCTGCCAGGGGTATTGCTATTATATTTATCTCCCACAGGCTTCGCGAAGTTGTAGATGTATGTGATAAGATCGTCGTACTCCGTGACGGCGAAATCGTAAAGGATACACCTAACAAAGATTTAAATATCGTAGACATTGCCAGTTGGATGGTTGGTCGTGATATGTCTAGCAAGAAGGAACAAAGGACTTACCGGGATATTAAAGACAATGCGGTTATGACTGTTAAAAATCTTTATGTAGATATGCCTGGTGAAACCGTTCGTAATGTTAGCTTTGAAGTTAAAAAAGGAGAAATCCTAGGATTCTGTGGTCTGGCTGGCCAAGGCAAGCTGGGTATTCCAAATGGCATTATGGGCTTGTATCCATCAGGTGGTGAAGTAGTTTATAATGGCGAACCACTGGATTTAAAAGATACTCGGGCAACCCTCAAAAAGCATATTGCTTTTGTAAGTGAAGATAGGCGTGGAATGGGACTTCTTTTGGATGAAGGCATCGATTGGAATATTGGCTTTGACGCCATGCAAGTCCACGATAAGTTCACCAAAAAAATTGGTCCAGTTGTATTTAGAGATGACAAGGCACTAAAAGATGTTGCTAACCAATACATTGAAAATCTAGAAATCAGGACCCAAGGCCCACACGAAAAGGCTAGAAACCTAAGTGGTGGTAACCAACAAAAAGTTTGCTTGGCCAAGGCCTTTGCAGTTGAACCAGAATTTTTGTTCGTCAGTGAACCGACCAGGGGTATTGACGTTGGGGCCAAGAAATTAGTTTTGGATGCCCTGCGCGGTTACAACGAAGACTACGGAACTACAATTTGCATTGTAAGTAGTGAACTTGAAGAGCTCAGGAGTATAGCAGATAGGATCCTAGTAATATTTGAAGGCAAGGTCTTTGGTGAATTAAAACCAAACGACCCAGTAGAATATTTTGGACTTATGATGGCGGGAACAAATCCGAAGGAGGTTATTGATGCGTAATTTTATTAAAGAATTTGGCCTTCCAAGATTAATAATTCTGCTATTTATATTGGCACTATTTGTGATTGGAGGCTTTATAGGAGTAAATCTTACAGATGCATTTATAAATGTTATTAATAGGTTTGGTATGAATGCCGTATTTGTTCTGGCAATGATCCCTATGATTCAATCAGGCTGCGGACTAAACTTTGGTTTACCGGTTGGTCTTATAGGAGGAATGCTGGGAGCTACAATATCCATACAACTTGAATTGCAAGGATTTGCAGGAGTTGTATTTGCCCTGTTTGTTGGCATGATATTTGGTGCTATATTTGGTTTCCTATATAGTCTTATATTAAACAGAGTAAAAGGCGACGAAATGATTGTTGCAACCTATGTAGGTTTTTCTTTCATTGCATTTATGAATATAATGTGGGTAATACTTCCTTTCACTAACTCTGAAATGGTTATGGGTTATGAAGGAAAGGGACTAAGGACAACAATATCCCTACAAAATTACTGGGATAAAGCTATTTCAAAAATCTTAGGCTTTCAAGTTACATCAGATGCAGAGCTAGGAACCAAAACCCTTGTACCTATCGGTATGTTTATAGTCTTTGCCT contains:
- a CDS encoding sugar ABC transporter ATP-binding protein codes for the protein MKQVLEFRHVGKSFSGNHVLKDVNFTLNEGEILGLVGENGAGKSTMMNILFGMSFIHETGGYEGEVLIDEEVVNFKDPYDALKAGLGMVHQEFSLIPGFTATENILLNREITKPNFFSKMFGKKLETLKRDSMNESAKKAIDMLGLEIPVESKVMDMPVGHKQFIEIARELSKDNVKLIIMDEPTAVLTESEADILIKAMKKLAARGIAIIFISHRLREVVDVCDKIVVLRDGEIVKDTPNKDLNIVDIASWMVGRDMSSKKEQRTYRDIKDNAVMTVKNLYVDMPGETVRNVSFEVKKGEILGFCGLAGQGKLGIPNGIMGLYPSGGEVVYNGEPLDLKDTRATLKKHIAFVSEDRRGMGLLLDEGIDWNIGFDAMQVHDKFTKKIGPVVFRDDKALKDVANQYIENLEIRTQGPHEKARNLSGGNQQKVCLAKAFAVEPEFLFVSEPTRGIDVGAKKLVLDALRGYNEDYGTTICIVSSELEELRSIADRILVIFEGKVFGELKPNDPVEYFGLMMAGTNPKEVIDA
- a CDS encoding ABC transporter permease subunit, which gives rise to MRNFIKEFGLPRLIILLFILALFVIGGFIGVNLTDAFINVINRFGMNAVFVLAMIPMIQSGCGLNFGLPVGLIGGMLGATISIQLELQGFAGVVFALFVGMIFGAIFGFLYSLILNRVKGDEMIVATYVGFSFIAFMNIMWVILPFTNSEMVMGYEGKGLRTTISLQNYWDKAISKILGFQVTSDAELGTKTLVPIGMFIVFALFAYLVYLYFKTKKGSAITAVGSNPRYAKAAGIDVNKHRTISVILSCALGAAGMVIYQQAYGFVQLYNAPQFFAFPSVAAILLGGASINKANVKNVIIGTLLFQAILTMTPIVINQAIKVDISEVLRLIISNGLIVYALTRKEVK